One genomic segment of [Phormidium] sp. ETS-05 includes these proteins:
- the modA gene encoding molybdate ABC transporter substrate-binding protein has translation MAAAASLKDAMTEASTAYKEEEPNVTIAYTFGSSGTLQQQIEQGAPVDVFISAANKQIDALESKALVEAGTKTNLVGNEVVAVAVNGTTTIEDFRDLGSDKVQQIGVGAPESVPAGEYAKQVLSSLGLWDQLQPKLVLAKDVRQVLTYVETGNVDVGIVYATDAKISDKVKVVAKAPVGSHKPVIYPAVVIKGSKHPEAAKEFVQFLAQSDRAAAVFAKYGFTKITPGPSSAVPLHISQNLRIPANARP, from the coding sequence GTGGCTGCAGCCGCCAGTCTCAAGGATGCGATGACAGAAGCCAGCACCGCTTATAAGGAAGAAGAGCCAAACGTGACGATCGCTTACACTTTTGGCAGTTCTGGCACCTTGCAGCAGCAAATAGAACAGGGGGCGCCGGTGGATGTGTTTATCTCCGCTGCCAATAAGCAGATAGATGCTTTGGAGTCGAAAGCACTGGTAGAGGCGGGGACCAAGACTAATTTAGTGGGTAATGAGGTGGTAGCAGTGGCGGTGAATGGGACTACGACTATTGAGGATTTCCGGGACTTAGGCTCTGATAAGGTGCAGCAGATAGGGGTAGGTGCGCCGGAAAGCGTCCCCGCCGGGGAATACGCCAAACAGGTTCTATCGTCTCTGGGGCTGTGGGACCAACTGCAGCCGAAATTGGTCCTGGCTAAGGATGTGCGTCAGGTGCTGACTTATGTGGAAACCGGTAATGTGGATGTGGGGATAGTCTATGCCACTGATGCCAAAATCTCCGATAAAGTTAAGGTGGTGGCTAAGGCGCCGGTGGGGTCCCATAAGCCCGTCATCTATCCGGCTGTGGTAATTAAAGGAAGCAAACACCCCGAGGCGGCAAAGGAATTTGTGCAATTTTTGGCGCAGAGCGATCGGGCCGCCGCCGTTTTCGCTAAATACGGATTTACCAAAATCACTCCTGGTCCGTCCTCAGCGGTTCCCCTTCATATCTCCCAAAATCTCAGAATACCAGCCAATGCCAGACCTTAG
- the modB gene encoding molybdate ABC transporter permease subunit, protein MVFCLGLAAARWMYGYQGKGKSLIDSLITLPVVLPPVVTGFFLLLLFGRNSPLGQMLQAVGIRIIFSWSATVITATVVAFPFMYKTSLAAFTQIDPNLIHAARTLGASEWRVFWQILLPLAWPGILSGTILSFTRSLGEFGATVMLAGNIPGQTQTIPIAIFFAAESGDMEGALFWVIIIVAISTCAIVTLNQTETGKINRGRRSKTRVSYLDDDQRQQPGFLRTNDQGQRTNDQGQMVVDIHKPKGNFALETHFTIGNQTLSILGASGAGKSLLLRCIAGLENPQTGRIVINNKIIFDSTEKINLPAHRRRIGLVWQNYALFPHYTVWQNIAFGINQLPRGEKARLVAEKIAQMHLDGLENRYPHQLSGGQQQRVALARALAIEPEVLLLDEPFSALDTHLRYVVEKQVRDILLNYSGVALFVTHNIEEAYRLGDKLLVLDEGRMAAFGDKTDILEHPPNVAVARLMGCKNISRARVVDSQKVEAIDWQCTLSVMEAIPNDITSVGIRAYQIQLPAQPHQENTFPCWLAQTSETPHRMTLYLKLHEPPAHINDYHLQAEIVKAKWIGELKERPFPWYVCLVSIPERGSGVSRCNKVIAF, encoded by the coding sequence ATCGTCTTTTGCCTCGGACTCGCCGCCGCCAGATGGATGTATGGCTATCAAGGCAAAGGCAAAAGCCTCATCGACAGCCTCATTACCCTTCCCGTGGTATTACCCCCCGTCGTGACGGGCTTTTTTTTACTCCTTCTCTTCGGTAGAAACAGTCCCCTGGGGCAAATGCTCCAAGCGGTGGGTATCAGGATTATTTTTTCCTGGTCCGCCACGGTCATCACCGCCACCGTGGTAGCATTTCCCTTCATGTACAAAACCTCCCTGGCCGCATTTACCCAAATTGACCCCAATCTTATTCATGCTGCCCGGACCCTTGGCGCTTCAGAATGGCGGGTATTCTGGCAAATCTTACTCCCTTTAGCATGGCCAGGAATCCTCAGCGGCACGATTTTAAGTTTTACTAGATCTTTGGGGGAATTTGGCGCCACGGTTATGCTCGCTGGCAACATTCCCGGCCAAACCCAAACCATCCCGATCGCCATCTTTTTTGCCGCTGAAAGCGGCGACATGGAGGGAGCCTTATTTTGGGTCATCATCATTGTCGCTATTTCTACCTGCGCCATTGTCACCTTGAACCAAACCGAAACCGGGAAGATAAACCGGGGACGGAGGTCTAAAACCAGGGTCTCGTACTTAGACGATGATCAGCGCCAACAACCCGGTTTCTTACGGACAAATGACCAAGGACAAAGGACAAATGACCAAGGACAAATGGTAGTTGATATCCACAAACCAAAAGGAAACTTTGCTTTAGAAACTCATTTCACCATTGGCAATCAAACCCTGAGCATCTTAGGAGCGTCTGGAGCGGGTAAAAGCCTACTATTGCGCTGTATCGCCGGATTGGAAAACCCCCAAACAGGCAGAATAGTTATTAATAATAAAATAATTTTTGACTCAACCGAAAAAATTAATTTACCAGCGCACCGACGCCGCATCGGCTTAGTCTGGCAAAATTATGCTTTATTTCCTCACTATACAGTTTGGCAAAACATTGCTTTTGGTATCAATCAATTACCCAGAGGAGAAAAAGCCCGCCTGGTGGCCGAAAAAATTGCCCAAATGCACCTAGATGGCCTAGAAAACCGCTATCCTCATCAGCTTTCCGGCGGGCAGCAGCAGCGGGTAGCTTTGGCGAGAGCTTTGGCAATTGAACCAGAAGTTTTGCTATTAGATGAACCATTTTCAGCTTTGGATACTCACCTGCGTTATGTGGTAGAAAAACAAGTAAGAGATATCCTGCTCAATTACTCTGGGGTAGCTTTATTTGTGACTCATAATATTGAAGAAGCCTACCGGCTGGGAGACAAGCTGCTGGTACTGGATGAAGGGAGAATGGCCGCTTTCGGGGATAAAACCGATATTTTAGAGCATCCGCCTAATGTGGCGGTGGCGCGGTTGATGGGTTGTAAAAATATTTCCCGGGCGCGAGTGGTAGATAGTCAAAAAGTGGAGGCGATCGACTGGCAATGTACCCTCAGCGTTATGGAAGCCATCCCTAATGATATCACATCTGTAGGCATTCGCGCCTATCAAATCCAGTTGCCTGCTCAACCCCATCAAGAAAATACCTTTCCCTGTTGGTTGGCGCAAACCAGCGAAACCCCTCACCGCATGACTCTTTACCTAAAACTCCACGAGCCGCCAGCTCATATTAATGATTATCACTTGCAAGCGGAAATCGTCAA